A DNA window from Cutaneotrichosporon cavernicola HIS019 DNA, chromosome: 2 contains the following coding sequences:
- the mrpl7 gene encoding uncharacterized protein (ribosomal L5P family C-terminus), with protein MSLRSAVASASRPLAPRFARAASTKVKKPTKVKAKKEELDPNWILPEIHLGRTHPSRYGDHYENALASDMLYMTYDHRAWETSAKAAAVALANAAEPKVVTGYEANRPAPPPKGNRPPKPMNRALVPEDVVQLEAITVHTMVKEAIGNKNALLSAIMALRAISGESARGGGRAGASGVEVVASRNGAAAFKLRAGMPVAAKVELKGEAMYDFLQSLVDFVLPRIREFPGFVLPPMSASKTSPSALAGVVSLGLPPAAMGLFPQIAANIDSYPKLHGFHMYFKTNARGRDAQEHARALLTGFRIPFHRKS; from the coding sequence ATGTCGCTCCGTtccgccgtcgcctcggcgtctcgccctcttgCGCCGCGCTTtgcgcgcgcagcctcgaccaaggtcaagaagcctaccaaggtcaaggccaagaaggaggagctggaccCGAACTGGATCCTCCCCGAGATCCACCTCGGTCGTACCCACCCCTCGCGCTACGGCGACCACTACGAGAACGCGCTCGCCTCGGATATGCTGTACATGACGTACGATCACCGTGCGTGGGAGACTTCGGCAAAGGCAGCGGCTGttgccctcgccaacgccgccgagcccaAGGTCGTGACGGGATACGAGGCGAACCGGCCCGCCCCGCCTCCGAAGGGTAACCGCCCACCCAAGCCGATGAACCGCGCCCTCGTTCCCGAGGACGTCGTGCAGCTTGAGGCGATCACGGTTCACACGATGGTCAAGGAGGCGATTGGGAACAAGAacgcgctcctctccgcGATCATGGCTCTGCGTGCGATTTCGGGTGAGAGCgcccgcggcggcggccgcgctggcgctagcggcgtcgaggtcgttgcGTCTCGCAATGGTGCGGCGGCGTTCAAGCTCCGCGCCGGCATGCCTGTTgccgccaaggtcgagctcaagggcgaggccATGTACGACTTCCTCCAGAGCCTTGTCGACTTTGTTCTTCCTCGCATCCGCGAGTTCCCGGGCTTTGTTTTGCCGCCCATGAGCGCCAGCAAGACGTCTCCGTCTGcgctcgccggcgtcgTGTCCCTCGGCCTCCCGCCGGCGGCTATGGGTCTCTTCCCCCAGATTGCCGCCAACATTGACTCGTACCCCAAACTACACGGCTTCCACATGTACTTTAAGACGAATGCGcgcggacgcgacgcgcaggagcatgcgcgcgcgctgctcACCGGGTTCAGGATACCGTTCCACAGGAAGTCGTAG
- the NOP16 gene encoding uncharacterized protein (Ribosome biogenesis protein Nop16) yields the protein MANPRQRSKAKSHKSTKPNLAQKKRMHAKLKKAPPLRGPETLQNAWDRKKTVFQNYAALGLLPSIPIPNQPERNQRVKLPLLPPTEDAAAPKIGFGRIVRDEEGNVIDIIIDGEEEEEEDEKPKPLNEEEKAPERVVAKTQVVRDLEALAASSVPVVRHTSSQEHVWLAELVRAHGVDYTTMARDRKLNVWQKTPGEIRRMVKKAGGVTALRGMEVDA from the exons ATGGCCAACCCCCGCCAACGCTCCAAGGCCAAGTCGCACAAGTCGACCAAGCCTAACCTTGCGCAGAAGAAGCGCATgcacgccaagctcaagaaggccCCACCTCTTCGTGGACCCGAGACGCTCCAGAACGCCTGGGACAGGAAGAAGACGGTGTTTCAGAA CTACGCCGCTCTCGgtctcctcccctccatccccatccccaaccAGCCGGAACGGAACCAGCGTGTCAagctccccctcctccctcccaccgaggacgccgcAGCCCCCAAGATCGGGTTTGGGCGGATCGTGCGCGACGAAGAGGGCAACGTTATCGATATCATCATcgatggggaggaggaggaggaggaggatgagaaaCCAAAGCCGCTGAatgaagaggagaaggcaCCGGAGAGGGTGGTCGCTAAGACGCAGGTCGTAAGGG acctcgaggccctcgcTGCCTCCTCTGTCCCTGTTGTGCGTCACACTTCGTCCCAGGAGCACGTCTggctcgccgagcttgtaCGGGCACACGGGGTTGATTATACCACCATGGCCCGCGACCGGAAGCTCAATGTTTGGCAGAAGACGCCGGGGGAGATTCGGCGGATGGTTAAGAAGGCGGGCGGCGTGACTGCGCTGCGCGGgatggaggtcgacgcgtAG